The nucleotide window ATCTCGCCTCGGCCGCCCTGGACATCTCCAAGCGGTTCATGATCGAGGCGTGCGTCCCAGCCGAAGCTCTTGACCCGCGGTACTTCGACAAGCCGTACTTCGTGCTCCCGCAGGCGAAAGACGCCGGCCCGGCGTACGTGCTTCTCCGGGATGCGCTCCGAGCGTCCGCGCGCATCGGCATCGGGCGCGTGACCATTCGCAGCAAGCAGCACATCTCCGCCCTCGGGGTGATCGGGGACGCGCTGGTGCTCCAGCTCCTCCACTGGCCCGACGAGCTGGTCGACATGGGCGAGTACGCCTTCCCGGCCGGCGAGGCGAACGCGGCCGAGCTGGCGATGGCCCGGCAGCTGGTCGGCGCGCTGCCGAGCGAGTTCCAGCCGGAGGGATACAAGAACCAGTACCGGCTCAACCTGGAGGCGCTGATCGAAGCGAAGATCGAG belongs to Longimicrobium sp. and includes:
- a CDS encoding Ku protein, with the protein product MAAKSIASFTIGIGLLNVPVGIYSAVRDDRVALRQMCAAHKSRIEQRTICKAGGEVVEKIVKGYEVVGGEYVILTEDDLASAALDISKRFMIEACVPAEALDPRYFDKPYFVLPQAKDAGPAYVLLRDALRASARIGIGRVTIRSKQHISALGVIGDALVLQLLHWPDELVDMGEYAFPAGEANAAELAMARQLVGALPSEFQPEGYKNQYRLNLEALIEAKIEGRDSPFEESPEPEQPAAASLFALLQASVDQIQRAAA